One Tachypleus tridentatus isolate NWPU-2018 chromosome 3, ASM421037v1, whole genome shotgun sequence DNA window includes the following coding sequences:
- the LOC143247825 gene encoding glutamate receptor 1-like, whose protein sequence is MIHFVYSFTTFIVALCPARVAEASTEKVPLGAIFTPGTSRLEAAFVYAVIQHNNASSKPRFKVHPVVERVDNDDPFEISRKFCQELNDGIFTFIAPTTEPVYDTLASYTNTFQMPFVSPAFPEQAAERPCYYGINMRPNYLRAVIDVIKHYKWKAIIYLYDSDDGKMCLRHSAMIYFKFSVFSFTCIK, encoded by the exons atgattcacttcGTTTACAGTTTTACGACCTTTATTGTGGCCTTGTGTCCAGCACGTGTTGCTGAAGCCTCGACAGAAAAAGTGCCTTTAG GGGCTATTTTTACTCCTGGAACAAGCAGACTAGAGGCAGCTTTTGTTTACGCTGTTATTCAACACAACAATGCTAGCTCCAAACCCAGGTTCAAGGTTCATCCAGTGGTCGAGAGAGTGGATAACGATGACCCCTTTGAGATTTCCAGAaagt TTTGTCAGGAACTGAATGACGGAATATTTACCTTCATCGCACCGACAACAGAACCAGTCTACGATACACTGGCGTCCTACACCAATACTTTCCAGATGCCATTCGTCAGTCCCGCTTTCCCTGAACAAGCGGCAGAACGCCCTTGCTATTACGGTATTAATATGAGACCGAATTATCTCCGGGCCGTAATTGACGTCATCAAACACTACAAATGGAAAGCCATTATTTACCTGTACGACTCTGACGACGGTAAGATGTGTCTCCGTCACTCAGcgatgatttattttaaattttcggTTTTCAGTTTTACGTGCATAAAATAA